The Streptomyces cyanogenus DNA segment GACCGCCGTGACCGGCCGCAAGCCGGACGGCAGGCCGGAGATCTCGGCGATCATCGTCCCGTCCGGCACGCCGGGCTTCACGGTGGCGGCGCCGTACTCGAAGGTCGGCTGGAACGCCTCCGACACCCGCGAGCTGTCCTTCGCCGACGTCCGGGTGCCCGCCGCCAACCTGCTGGGCGAGCGGGGCCGGGGTTACGGCCAGTTCCTGCGCATCCTGGACGAGGGCCGCATCGCGATCGCCGCGCTCGCCACCGGCCTGGCCCAGGGCTGTGTGGACGAGTCGGTGAAGTACGCCAAGGAACGCCACGCCTTCGGCAGGCCCATCGGCGCGAACCAGGCCATCCAGTTCAAGATCGCCGACATGGAGATGAAGGCCCACACGGCCCGCCTGGCCTGGCGGGACGCGGCCAGCCGTCTGGTGGCCGGCGAACCCTTCAAGAAGGAGGCGGCCCTGGCCAAGCTGCACTCCTCCACGGTCGCCGTCGACAACGCCCGCGACGCCACCCAGATCCACGGCGGCTACGGCTTCATGAACGAGTACCCGGTGGCCCGCATGTGGCGCGACTCCAAGATCCTGGAGATCGGCGAGGGCACGAGCGAGGTCCAGCGCATGCTGATCGCGCGCGAACTGGGCCTGGTGAGCTGACGGGACGCTCACCCCGCACGGGACCGGCAGCACACGGCTGCCGGTCCCGTGTCGTGTGTGCGGCCGCCGCGGTGACGTACCGCCAACTCCGGGCCGTCCGGGAGCCGTCCGCGACGCGCGCACCGGCCGGACGGGCAGGTATCCGCCCCCTGGACATCAGCTGAGGTTAGGCTAACCTACCTTGGAACTTGTCCGACGGGCGCTTCGCCCCGTTCGAAAGCAGTCATACCCATGCCCCTTGCCCGTGCCACCCATGTCACTCGCCGCGGCCTGCTCGCCGCCGGCGGCGCCCTCGGTCTCGGTGCCGCGCTCGCCGCCTGCGGGGACGACAAGGGCAAAGACAGCGGCTCGGGCGCTCAGGGGAAGTCCGGGAAGTCGGGGCCCTGGTCCTTCAAGGACGACCGCGGCACGACCGTGAAGCTGGACAAGGTCCCCGCGAACGTCGTCGCGTTCACCGGTGTCGGCGCCGCGCTGTACGACTACGGCATCCAGGTGAAGGGCGTCTTCGGTCCGACGAGGACGACCGCCGGCAAGCCCGACGTCCAGGCCGGCGACATGGACATCAGCAAGGTGACGGTCCTCGGCAACGCCTGGGGCCAGTTCAGCATCGAGAAGTACGCCTCGCTCGCCCCGGACGTGCTCATCACCACGATGTTCGACGCCGCCGGCACCCTCTGGTACGTCCCCGAGGAGTCGAAGAAGAAGATCGCCCAGCTGGCCCCCAGCGTCGGCATCTCCGTCTACGACCGTCAGCTCACCCAGCCGCTGCAGCGCATGTGGGAGCTCGCGGAGTCGCTCGGCGCGGACATGAAGGCGGCGAAGGTCACCGACGCCAGGAAGCGCTTCGAGGACGCCGCCGCCCGGCTGCGCGCGGCCGCCAAGGCCAAGCCGAACCTCAAGGTGATGGCCGGCAGCGCCAGCGACCAGCTGTTCTACGTCTCCGGCACCAACCTCTCCATCGACCTGGAGTACTTCAAGTCCCTCGGCGTGAACT contains these protein-coding regions:
- a CDS encoding ABC transporter substrate-binding protein, translated to MPLARATHVTRRGLLAAGGALGLGAALAACGDDKGKDSGSGAQGKSGKSGPWSFKDDRGTTVKLDKVPANVVAFTGVGAALYDYGIQVKGVFGPTRTTAGKPDVQAGDMDISKVTVLGNAWGQFSIEKYASLAPDVLITTMFDAAGTLWYVPEESKKKIAQLAPSVGISVYDRQLTQPLQRMWELAESLGADMKAAKVTDARKRFEDAAARLRAAAKAKPNLKVMAGSASDQLFYVSGTNLSIDLEYFKSLGVNFVEPPESAKKQGGGWYESLSWENVDKYQADIIMMDDRSSAIQPADITKATWKKLPAVKAGQVVSRSPEPILSYDKCVPLLTNLAEALEKAEKVG
- a CDS encoding acyl-CoA dehydrogenase family protein translates to MDHRLSPELEELRRTVEQFAHDVVAPKIGDFYERHEFPYEIVREMGRMGLFGLPFPEEYGGMGGDYLALGIALEELARVDSSVAITLEAGVSLGAMPVHLFGTEEQKRQWLPRLCSGEILGAFGLTEPDGGSDAGATRTTARLDPDTDEWVINGTKCFITNSGTDITGLVTVTAVTGRKPDGRPEISAIIVPSGTPGFTVAAPYSKVGWNASDTRELSFADVRVPAANLLGERGRGYGQFLRILDEGRIAIAALATGLAQGCVDESVKYAKERHAFGRPIGANQAIQFKIADMEMKAHTARLAWRDAASRLVAGEPFKKEAALAKLHSSTVAVDNARDATQIHGGYGFMNEYPVARMWRDSKILEIGEGTSEVQRMLIARELGLVS